Proteins from a genomic interval of Coleofasciculaceae cyanobacterium:
- a CDS encoding CHAT domain-containing protein, giving the protein MPIVPIHRHKHNKVRILAILGNGRGINLAADRFSLDALQDGEVKFLIEPTPQELDDCLWQESWDIIFFAGPSKTLARQGILYLNAEDRLTIEQLRNGFKQAIASGLQLAIFNSCDGLGLAEELGQLSLPQSIVMRMPIPDVMAQQFVKYFLQAYAGGN; this is encoded by the coding sequence GTGCCTATTGTTCCTATACATCGACACAAACACAACAAGGTCAGAATTCTAGCAATCCTGGGAAATGGTCGAGGAATCAATTTAGCAGCCGATCGTTTTTCGCTCGATGCTTTACAAGATGGAGAAGTTAAGTTTTTAATCGAACCTACGCCTCAAGAACTAGATGACTGTTTGTGGCAAGAATCCTGGGATATTATCTTTTTTGCTGGACCTAGTAAAACTCTGGCAAGACAAGGAATTTTATATCTTAATGCCGAAGATCGTCTAACCATCGAGCAGCTGAGAAACGGATTTAAACAGGCGATAGCTTCAGGACTACAGCTGGCGATTTTCAATTCTTGTGATGGATTAGGATTAGCTGAAGAATTGGGTCAGTTGTCTTTACCCCAGTCGATTGTCATGCGGATGCCCATACCCGATGTGATGGCGCAACAGTTTGTTAAATACTTTCTCCAGGCTTATGCTGGCGGCAATTGA
- a CDS encoding YebC/PmpR family DNA-binding transcriptional regulator, giving the protein MAGHSKWANIKRQKARVDAKKGKTFTQLSRAIIVAARNGIADPDGNFQLRTAIDKAKAAGVANDSIERSLAKGAGTYQDDDAQLEAIRYEGYGAGGVAVLIEALTDNRNRTAADLRLAFTKNGGNLGATGCVSWMFEQKGVVTIGSSDEEKLLEASIEGEADTYEIYKQEGIAEIFTEVANLDRLNQTLHKYNFSIQDVELKWISTNNLEVTDSEQGRSLIKLIDTLESLDDVQNVTANFEMSEELITVS; this is encoded by the coding sequence GTGGCAGGACATAGTAAGTGGGCTAATATCAAAAGGCAAAAAGCGAGAGTTGATGCCAAAAAAGGTAAAACCTTCACTCAACTATCTAGGGCGATTATTGTTGCAGCCCGTAATGGCATCGCCGATCCTGATGGTAATTTTCAACTCCGTACCGCAATAGATAAAGCGAAAGCAGCAGGGGTGGCTAACGATAGTATTGAGCGATCGCTGGCTAAGGGTGCAGGAACTTATCAAGATGATGATGCTCAACTAGAAGCAATTCGCTACGAAGGCTATGGTGCAGGAGGAGTAGCAGTCTTAATCGAAGCCTTAACTGATAACCGTAATCGTACTGCTGCCGATCTGCGTTTAGCATTTACCAAAAACGGCGGAAACTTAGGAGCAACAGGCTGTGTCAGCTGGATGTTTGAGCAAAAGGGAGTAGTAACCATAGGAAGTAGCGACGAGGAAAAATTGCTTGAAGCTTCTATCGAAGGAGAAGCAGATACGTATGAGATATATAAGCAGGAAGGAATTGCCGAAATATTTACCGAAGTTGCTAACCTAGATCGCTTGAATCAGACTTTGCATAAGTACAATTTCTCAATCCAAGACGTTGAACTAAAATGGATATCCACAAATAACCTGGAAGTAACCGACTCAGAGCAAGGGCGATCGCTAATCAAACTGATCGACACTTTAGAATCTCTCGACGATGTACAAAACGTCACGGCTAATTTTGAAATGAGCGAAGAATTAATTACAGTTAGTTGA
- a CDS encoding DUF6439 family protein — MFDITPLSTNKVSAEFTDLELAQALAERSVIAHQNWHRLKGNRQAQAKQQLTSALVFLLKDRPQEALQHLNQATGWLNGSLASPPCPDAQKKKAKD; from the coding sequence ATGTTTGACATAACGCCCCTATCAACCAACAAAGTATCTGCTGAGTTTACCGATCTAGAATTAGCTCAGGCCTTAGCCGAACGAAGCGTAATCGCCCATCAGAACTGGCATCGCCTCAAGGGAAATCGTCAAGCCCAGGCAAAACAACAGCTAACTTCGGCATTAGTTTTTTTACTCAAAGACCGACCTCAAGAAGCTCTCCAACATCTCAATCAAGCTACAGGATGGTTAAATGGTTCTTTAGCCAGTCCTCCTTGTCCCGATGCTCAAAAGAAAAAAGCCAAGGATTAA
- a CDS encoding isoprenyl transferase, whose translation MTAQLLTNLTNKINLAKLPHHVAVIMDGNGRWAEKRGLPRIEGHRRGAKTLKEMLRYCKNLGIETLTAYAFSTENWGRPIKEVNFLMTLFERLLQKELKEMEEEEVNINFIGDLTPLPQSLQQEMRRSTERTKNNRGVFFNVAINYGSRNEMINACRAIAKKVQCGELTTEAINEDTIAQHLYTSASSDPDLLIRTSGEMRLSNFMLWQLAYTEIYVTDTLWPDFNQQQFELALESFQQRDRRFGKV comes from the coding sequence AATTATGGATGGCAATGGTCGCTGGGCAGAAAAAAGAGGGTTACCTCGGATTGAAGGACATAGAAGAGGCGCAAAAACCCTGAAAGAAATGCTGCGTTATTGCAAAAACTTGGGAATTGAAACTTTAACTGCTTATGCCTTTTCTACTGAAAATTGGGGTCGCCCTATAAAAGAAGTTAACTTTTTAATGACCTTGTTTGAAAGGCTCTTACAAAAAGAATTAAAAGAGATGGAGGAGGAAGAAGTTAATATTAATTTTATTGGTGATTTGACTCCTTTACCCCAGTCATTGCAGCAGGAAATGCGTCGTTCCACAGAACGCACTAAGAATAATAGAGGCGTTTTTTTTAATGTGGCAATTAACTATGGTAGTCGTAACGAAATGATCAATGCCTGCCGTGCGATCGCGAAAAAAGTACAGTGCGGAGAATTAACCACCGAAGCAATTAACGAAGACACAATAGCGCAACATCTTTATACCTCTGCTAGTTCTGACCCCGATTTACTAATTCGTACCAGCGGGGAAATGCGCCTGAGTAACTTTATGTTGTGGCAGCTAGCCTATACAGAAATTTATGTGACGGATACCCTTTGGCCTGATTTTAATCAGCAGCAATTCGAGTTAGCTTTGGAGTCTTTTCAACAGCGCGATCGCCGTTTTGGCAAAGTTTGA